The Acetivibrio cellulolyticus CD2 genome segment AACAAATTTTGCTTCTACACGCTTGCTTTTTTCAGTATATAGAGGAAGTCTTACCGATGTTTTCTTTTATTTCAGACTGTTTGGGCATGTATTGGGACATGCGGACTGGAATCACTACCTGAGCAATTTCCTTATCATACTTATAATTGGACCAATGCTTGAGGAAAAATACGGTTCAAAAAACTTATTTATAATGATTGCAACAACAGCACTTGTAACAGGCCTGTTGAATATTTTGTTATTTGACACAGGGCTGCTAGGGGCAAGTGGGATTGTATTTATGTTTATTTTGCTGGGGTCATTTGCTAATATCCAGAAGGGACGAATTCCAATAACCCTTATATTGGTGGTTGTTGTATACCTTGGAATGGAGTTTGCCGATGCCATATTTCAGAAAGATAATATTTCACAGCTTACACATATAGCTGGCGGTATTTTTGGGTGTATCTTCGGTTTTATGCTTCAG includes the following:
- a CDS encoding rhomboid family intramembrane serine protease, producing MLKRFHYNAPVILTYTILSFIVLIIGEATNFASTRLLFSVYRGSLTDVFFYFRLFGHVLGHADWNHYLSNFLIILIIGPMLEEKYGSKNLFIMIATTALVTGLLNILLFDTGLLGASGIVFMFILLGSFANIQKGRIPITLILVVVVYLGMEFADAIFQKDNISQLTHIAGGIFGCIFGFMLQSGRRS